The DNA sequence ATCATTTCGAATCTGTTGGTGCcaactgatggccacagaacagatgcaaataaaatggaactctatcttttctactgctttgttgaaaaaatccgcattgactttggatttataatgtgcaagtttctgctcaaaattaGCACTGATAGTCGTAGGAAGCTTTCCTATGGCAGATTTCTGACCcctatttttgctcattttgAAATACCCTTTTCTGGCAAATCTCCAAAAGACAGTGTTTCATCAGTTTTctcaaaagcttattttgaaagaaagaacCTAAAATTTTTTGATGGTCATTGGTGCTACAAGGAGACTGTGGCCGAGTCTAGAAGAAAAAACTTGCATGAAACCCCTGTCACTCCTAGAACTCCCCATGATCAGTCAGGCTATGTTTCTCCTTTCACCATGCATCCTAGAAAGTCTGCCAGTAAGTCCTTCTCTTCCAACTCTGAGGTCATCTCCTTACTTGAAgacctcaaacagcatgttatgcttcttgaagatggtctcatgatgaccatgaccTCTGCCCAACAATCCTCTTTCCTTGAAAAAAGGAATCTTCTTGTGCCCCCTATACCTGAGACAAATGAGACTGCTCATCAGAAAGAACCAAGATCTGAGCCCACAGGGCCAACTACTGGTAATGAGACCACACCAGCTTCCAGCTCTCAGCCCAAGGATAAAGACAAGGCTCCAGTAACTGAAGAAGcatatgaagatgatgatgaagaaactgaggaagaagaggacCCTGAACAATATCGTCTGACCAGGAGGAGGCctggatcatctaaaatcacCATCTAGGCACTACTAGGTCACTGCACCTTAATCTAGGATTAtagttcatcttttgcattGCACTTTTGTACTAAGTGTTGAACACCTGGTCTGTATAACTGGATATTTTCTACTGTTTATGAATGCTATAACTAAGTGTTTGTTATGAATGTTTTGAATGATTGTTATGAATGGTTGTGTGTTGGAATCTGCTGAATGAATGTGTTTGCTATGAATGTTTCTGATTGGAATCTGCTGAATGGTTGATTCCAAACTGTGCTGGACATTGTTAATGAGTATACTGATAATGTTTCTGATGGATCGTACTGCTGGTACCAAAACTGATACTCAatcttgtgatgacaaaaagggggagaaatggatttGGATTAGCACTGATGATGTTGAGTAACTAGTTAGGGGGAGTCAATTTCATGGGGAGTTGCGTTGGAGCAGCACTGATGACGTTGATTACTTTTCTTCTTGAACACTCATGCACTTCGTTAAGGGGAGTTGTTATATcccaatttgtatatttttctGCTCTATCCaaatgttttgtcatcatcaaaaagggggagattgtttatctcaattcatatcttttgatgattacaaaacatttggatgttactaatacttTTTTGTAGAagatccttttcagaaataACACCAAACAGGAAAAGAAGAGGATGAAGAGCACTGAGAatgatgtcggacgcacaaaaggagattatcggacgtccgacatcctttgagtatcttcggacgtgtgaagaacttagactcggacgtccgacaaccgTTGCTGTTTTTCGGACGCAACACTCTGGacgcatcggccgtccgaagaaattgaagaagaagtTCCAAGTGTGCATTctaccctcggacgcatgatcggacgtcctaagagattcaagaaaacttccagaactcattgatctcgttcggacgcataaaagctaaacatcggacgtccgacagcaccaacggctagttgactcttcaactgcctTCTGTCCGTTGACaacattaattgaagaattttctggtctcctataaaaagaacaaagtcaaccacatCAGAAGAACTTTGCACAACAAGcctacatcagattgtgagtgattctAGTGCTAGAA is a window from the Coffea eugenioides isolate CCC68of unplaced genomic scaffold, Ceug_1.0 ScVebR1_3595;HRSCAF=4978, whole genome shotgun sequence genome containing:
- the LOC113758074 gene encoding nucleolar and coiled-body phosphoprotein 1-like; this encodes MVRIRGGSTSAGRSFRLRDEDIEIVDPPPVAPKKKKMTRGGKVKQTAQRKLVTPTAESSDEQMEGQISEGNIAGENEEPEQATQGDETVTRSSSKRKRTAKGKRTPQSKKKQSADPSVDQQNEENTTESQPTPEPSIRKSPRTRTETQNVGASATQTSKGTRSGKNPVSQPVPEPVPLPKFIDDEARDRFDTDSRRKLSYGRFLTPIFAHFEIPFSGKSPKDSVSSVFSKAYFERKNLKFFDGHWCYKETVAESRRKNLHETPVTPRTPHDQSGYVSPFTMHPRKSANGLMMTMTSAQQSSFLEKRNLLVPPIPETNETAHQKEPRSEPTGPTTGNETTPASSSQPKDKDKAPVTEEAYEDDDEETEEEEDPEQYRLTRRRPGSSKITI